Proteins from a genomic interval of Maniola hyperantus chromosome 1, iAphHyp1.2, whole genome shotgun sequence:
- the LOC117996584 gene encoding aromatic-L-amino-acid decarboxylase-like isoform X1 has translation MDSQQFRDCAKTVVDMLADYYDNIRDRKVLPSVEPGYFIKTAPENAPEQPEQWEHVLKEFCETVMPGVTHWHSPQFHAYFPHGSSFGNIIGSLLSEGIAVMGFTWIASPACTELEVVTMNWLGKLLGLPEEFLNCSPGPGGGIIQGSASEAALVGLLAAKDKMVRKLLRCDPDIDTELIKTKFVAYASDQCNSCIEKAGVLGSMKMRLLQSDFNCKLRGETLRKAFEEDKAKGLIPCYVIANLGTTGTCAFDPLYELGPVCKEESVWLHVDAAYAGAACICPEYRYIMKGIEYVDSFDVNVHKWLLVSFDCSAMWVRDSFDLINAFDMQRVYLDDVKLDAKVPRSEEIVPDYRHWQMPLGRRFRSLKLWTVLKIHGAEGLRSHIRNHITLANHFVNLVRADERFVVEPEPAMGLVCFRLKNGDSSTKQLLKNLTAKKEIFMVACMYRERYVIRFVICSRLTTKEDVEVSWNMIAKEASLLSCPTEKKKSIKATSKRQLYYHKSIPMETVNNFCERSK, from the exons ATGGATTCCCAGCAATTTCGGGACTGCGCTAAAACAGTTGTTGATATGTTGGCCGATTATTACGATAATATAAGagatag aaaagtCTTGCCATCTGTAGAACCAGGATACTTCATAAAAACTGCGCCTGAGAACGCACCAGAGCAGCCAGAGCAATGGGAACACGTCCTCAAAGAGTTTTGTGAAACTGTAATGCCTGGA gtaacacATTGGCATTCGCCGCAATTTCATGCTTATTTTCCCCACGGGAGTTCATTTGGCAATATTATCGGAAGTCTCCTTAGTGAAGGAATAGCAGTAATGGGATTTACTTGG ATAGCGAGCCCTGCGTGCACGGAGTTAGAAGTTGTAACTATGAACTGGCTTGGAAAGTTACTGGGTTTACCAGAGGAATTTCTAAATTGCTCTCCTGGACCTGGCGGTGGCATCATACAG GGTTCCGCTAGTGAAGCAGCTCTTGTTGGATTATTAGCTGCCAAAGATAAGATGGTTAGGAAGCTTCTGCGTTGTGACCCAGATATAGATACggaattaataaaaacaaaattcgtGGCATACGCCTCAGACCAGTGCAATTCTTGTATTGAAAAGGCCGGAGTTCTTGGCTCAATGAAAATGAGGCTTTTACAAAGTGATTTTAACTGTAAATTGCGTGGAGAGACATTAAGAAAAGCTTTTGAAGAGGACAAAGCTAAAGGTCTCATACCATGTTATGTTATCGCCAACTTAGGTACTACAGGCACTTGCGCTTTTGACCCGCTCTATGAATTGGGACCAGTTTGTAAAGAAGAAAGTGTGTGGTTGCATGTTGATGCTGCCTATGCTGGAGCCGCATGTATCTGCCCTGAATACAgatatattatgaaagggatagagtACGTAGATTCTTTCGATGTGAACGTACACAAATGGCTTCTTGTAAGTTTTGATTGTTCTGCTATGTGGGTTAGGGACAGTTTTGATTTAATCAATGCATTTGATATGCAGCGCGTATATTTAGACGATGTTAAATTAGATGCAAAGGTGCCTCGATCAGAAGAAATAGTACCAGATTACCGACATTGGCAGATGCCTCTAGGTCGCAGGTTTAGATCACTTAAATTATGGACTGTGTTAAAAATTCACGGCGCAGAGGGTCTACGAAGTCACATCAGAAATCATATCACATTGGCAAATCATTTTGTGAATTTAGTACGAGCAGACGAAAGGTTCGTAGTGGAACCAGAACCAGCCATGGGGCTAGTTTGCTTCAGACTTAAAAATGGCGATAGTTCAACTAAACAGTTACTAAAAAATCTAACGGCTAAGAAAGAAATATTTATGGTAGCTTGTATGTACAGGGAACGATATGTTATTCGATTTGTCATTTGTTCGAGACTTACTACAAAAGAAGATGTTGAAGTAAGTTGGAATATGATTGCCAAGGAAGCTAGTCTCTTATCATGCCCTACTGAGAAAAAAAAGTCAATAAAAGCTACATCCAAGCGGCAACTATACTATCACAAAAGTATACCTATGGAAACTGTAAATAATTTCTGTGAAAGGTCTAAGTAG
- the LOC117996584 gene encoding 3,4-dihydroxyphenylacetaldehyde synthase 2-like isoform X2: MDSQQFRDCAKTVVDMLADYYDNIRDRKVLPSVEPGYFIKTAPENAPEQPEQWEHVLKEFCETVMPGIASPACTELEVVTMNWLGKLLGLPEEFLNCSPGPGGGIIQGSASEAALVGLLAAKDKMVRKLLRCDPDIDTELIKTKFVAYASDQCNSCIEKAGVLGSMKMRLLQSDFNCKLRGETLRKAFEEDKAKGLIPCYVIANLGTTGTCAFDPLYELGPVCKEESVWLHVDAAYAGAACICPEYRYIMKGIEYVDSFDVNVHKWLLVSFDCSAMWVRDSFDLINAFDMQRVYLDDVKLDAKVPRSEEIVPDYRHWQMPLGRRFRSLKLWTVLKIHGAEGLRSHIRNHITLANHFVNLVRADERFVVEPEPAMGLVCFRLKNGDSSTKQLLKNLTAKKEIFMVACMYRERYVIRFVICSRLTTKEDVEVSWNMIAKEASLLSCPTEKKKSIKATSKRQLYYHKSIPMETVNNFCERSK; encoded by the exons ATGGATTCCCAGCAATTTCGGGACTGCGCTAAAACAGTTGTTGATATGTTGGCCGATTATTACGATAATATAAGagatag aaaagtCTTGCCATCTGTAGAACCAGGATACTTCATAAAAACTGCGCCTGAGAACGCACCAGAGCAGCCAGAGCAATGGGAACACGTCCTCAAAGAGTTTTGTGAAACTGTAATGCCTGGA ATAGCGAGCCCTGCGTGCACGGAGTTAGAAGTTGTAACTATGAACTGGCTTGGAAAGTTACTGGGTTTACCAGAGGAATTTCTAAATTGCTCTCCTGGACCTGGCGGTGGCATCATACAG GGTTCCGCTAGTGAAGCAGCTCTTGTTGGATTATTAGCTGCCAAAGATAAGATGGTTAGGAAGCTTCTGCGTTGTGACCCAGATATAGATACggaattaataaaaacaaaattcgtGGCATACGCCTCAGACCAGTGCAATTCTTGTATTGAAAAGGCCGGAGTTCTTGGCTCAATGAAAATGAGGCTTTTACAAAGTGATTTTAACTGTAAATTGCGTGGAGAGACATTAAGAAAAGCTTTTGAAGAGGACAAAGCTAAAGGTCTCATACCATGTTATGTTATCGCCAACTTAGGTACTACAGGCACTTGCGCTTTTGACCCGCTCTATGAATTGGGACCAGTTTGTAAAGAAGAAAGTGTGTGGTTGCATGTTGATGCTGCCTATGCTGGAGCCGCATGTATCTGCCCTGAATACAgatatattatgaaagggatagagtACGTAGATTCTTTCGATGTGAACGTACACAAATGGCTTCTTGTAAGTTTTGATTGTTCTGCTATGTGGGTTAGGGACAGTTTTGATTTAATCAATGCATTTGATATGCAGCGCGTATATTTAGACGATGTTAAATTAGATGCAAAGGTGCCTCGATCAGAAGAAATAGTACCAGATTACCGACATTGGCAGATGCCTCTAGGTCGCAGGTTTAGATCACTTAAATTATGGACTGTGTTAAAAATTCACGGCGCAGAGGGTCTACGAAGTCACATCAGAAATCATATCACATTGGCAAATCATTTTGTGAATTTAGTACGAGCAGACGAAAGGTTCGTAGTGGAACCAGAACCAGCCATGGGGCTAGTTTGCTTCAGACTTAAAAATGGCGATAGTTCAACTAAACAGTTACTAAAAAATCTAACGGCTAAGAAAGAAATATTTATGGTAGCTTGTATGTACAGGGAACGATATGTTATTCGATTTGTCATTTGTTCGAGACTTACTACAAAAGAAGATGTTGAAGTAAGTTGGAATATGATTGCCAAGGAAGCTAGTCTCTTATCATGCCCTACTGAGAAAAAAAAGTCAATAAAAGCTACATCCAAGCGGCAACTATACTATCACAAAAGTATACCTATGGAAACTGTAAATAATTTCTGTGAAAGGTCTAAGTAG
- the LOC117986187 gene encoding aromatic-L-amino-acid decarboxylase-like, with translation MDSQQFRECGRAVIDMLADYYDNIRNRNVLPSVEPGYLIKSAPENAPEQPEEWESVLKDFCETVMPGLTHWQSPQFHAYYPTGGSYASTIGSLLCDGIAVMGFTWIASPACTELEVVTMNWLGKLLGLPKEFLNCSAGPGGGIIQGSASEATLVGLLAAKDKMIRRLLEIDPDLDEDSIKTKFVAYTSDQCNSSVEKAGVLGSMKMRLLKTDQNCKLRGETLKKAFEEDKAQGLIPCYVIANVGTTGTCAYDPLYELGPVCKEENVWLHVDAAYAGAACVCPEYRHIIKGIEYADSFDVNVHKWLLVNFDCSAMWVKDSYDLINAFDVQRIYLEDVKSEVRVPDYRHWQMPLGRRFRALKLWTVLKMYGAEGLRTHIRNHITLAQHFAKLVRADERFVVEPEPTMGLVCFRLKNGDKLTKQLLENLTAKKEVFMVACTYRSRYVIRFVICSRFSTKEDIEVSWNIITKEVNRLVCPTQVKSKSQSITSIDFETVTISEKSK, from the exons ATGGATTCCCAGCAATTTCGGGAGTGCGGGCGAGCGGTAATCGACATGCTGGCGGATTACTACGACAATATACGGAACAG aaaCGTATTGCCATCTGTAGAACCAGGATATCTGATAAAATCTGCACCAGAGAATGCTCCAGAGCAGCCCGAGGAATGGGAAAGCGTCCTTAAAGATTTTTGTGAAACAGTCATGCCTGGT CTGACACATTGGCAATCCCCGCAATTCCATGCCTACTATCCTACAGGGGGTTCCTATGCCAGCACAATCGGGAGTCTCCTTTGTGATGGAATTGCAGTAATGGGATTCACGTGG ATAGCGAGCCCTGCATGCACTGAATTAGAAGTTGTAACTATGAACTGGCTTGGCAAACTACTGGGCTTACCTAAGGAATTTCTTAATTGCTCCGCTGGACCTGGTGGTGGAATTATCCAG GGTTCTGCCAGTGAAGCAACACTTGTTGGATTATTAGCTGCAAAAGATAAAATGATTCGAAGACTTCTTGAAATTGATCCAGATTTAGATGAAGattcaataaaaacaaaatttgtaGCATATACCTCCGACCAGTGCAACTCTTCTGTTGAAAAGGCTGGAGTCCTCGGGTCGATGAAAATGAGACTCTTGAAAACCGATCAAAACTGTAAATTGCGAGGAGAAACATTAAAGAAAGCTTTTGAGGAAGATAAAGCTCAAGGTCTCATACCGTGTTACGTCATTGCCAACGTGGGTACTACAGGTACTTGTGCGTATGATCCTCTTTATGAATTAGGACCTGTTTGTAAAGAAGAAAATGTTTGGTTGCATGTTGATGCTGCTTATGCCGGGGCTGCGTGTGTCTGTCCCGAATACAGACATATAATCAAAGGAATAGAATACGCAGACTCATTTGACGTAAACGTGCATAAATGGCTTCTTGTTAATTTTGATTGTTCGGCAATGTGGGTAAAAGACAGTTACGACTTGATTAATGCGTTTGACGTACAGCGCATTTACTTAGAGGATGTTAAATCAGAAGTAAGAGTGCCAGATTACAGACATTGGCAAATGCCTCTAGGTCGCAGATTTAGAGCACTTAAATTGTGGACGGTGCTGAAAATGTACGGTGCCGAAGGTCTACGAACTCACATCAGAAATCATATAACTCTGGCACAACATTTTGCTAAGTTAGTACGAGCAGATGAAAGATTCGTAGTAGAACCAGAACCAACTATGGGTTTAGTTTGCTTTAGACTTAAAAATGGTGATAAATTAACCAAACAATTACTTGAAAATTTAACAGCCAAAAAAGAAGTGTTCATGGTTGCGTGCACGTATAGGAGTCGATACGTTATTCGATTTGTTATTTGTTCACGGTTTTCTACAAAAGAAGATATTGAAGTTAGTTGGAATATTATTACAAAGGAAGTAAATCGCTTAGTATGCCCTACTCAGGTAAAAAGCAAATCTCAGTCTATTACATCTATTGATTTTGAAACTGTTACTATCTCTGAAAAGTCTAAATGA
- the LOC117986055 gene encoding cilia- and flagella-associated protein 47-like, with amino-acid sequence MSACGSFNPDNVFKQFKVVEFPISFVGLSTTLELDVEVDLNISAYLKTICGGCLMKFNKAYELSASHRAFCITPKDSHTIDITFTPRNECITKARHSKNFDNRFVFDLRVIRVDGSRCCYDEFHSEIGRYYISGQFEDCKVFHTPETLNFGNVIINTKITKFIRIRNESSLMSAKMQYVRVAGFEVSSENFTILPNTSKKIYVTIKPTSLKLKNTIQFKIINPHDTFSQNIGDNFITYVVHFNLKVIYQKSCKQITVIESLHILNEQNAAYTYIGNELSVKRDRKKTAFKYLEISKKSHAIKPTLEKYSTDNEKCHLSSTCILNNKLKKNFCVRLEQSASLYDLFLIRFVPSVIDFGRVGLSTYGKKSLLIQNLTKHDVTISLLKDEYILYTENKMVTYKMQLKSFTEINITIFCHGYIEGNFDGTFEYAINNKCHRKHPYTLQVGNPTLMVNEKSLKFGMVTTESFITSVPIRIYNNFNLSVDFKWDDIHQDTPFEIIPNTGTVPAHSCKICDLLYICKATKTKTHEVNLFSLSTYTKTIPLELSIVTRKLSIKFLQPAVAFKDIALNLETIEKVKLENSSREMALFYVVEPLIPGFTIEPMLGSIRPKMIMSFDIIAKISCILEFAFDICVKINNKENVILTVSGNVVEPKIIIHPRNIYMPRVPCYMITFVPVTFQNISTLKTVVDVLDTGDENIFNVYVAQGNEKKRIFRFTIEGGQSKTVFIKIYDIYRREYEMYIPFKINGLLGPPNNNINSTELKYYIEGYEKSYENNAKVKIKTLTKDISFCRITGVITVPWINFSIDKFVFDFVPNGNNTIDFTITNVSKYYLHVTILTSKLAPNFTLDKHTDEHQSIVTESQIKFELDRGNEASFTVKFHPKGHGKFVSVALLYLNKHNTTPYYNLTFVGKRQAPAMIPDTYRIIFAPCYIGTKVIRILRIKMEGQSEKGLFSCNSKEEPNLTVEILNADTVQEDEDYFTIVTVKISVSCKVCYARNIMLNFQHDNGSGCEVEVSFCFTYCALTLHTQKFVKPENNPYPYYPLKTQPDLFNYMETCTKFLEKWMFLQGFRRELYPKIPDTFHAISSAISSLQGAAKSKGINVSYLNFMRRIAGPLMKHVRKISVIGVDESFKYVKEIHDTYREIISLLRSRGAYLWILQAKFLLSYEQFIIYSENVTPKYNADIIFTQELKENVTLFNRLNKQSWFDFILQSYKVFVMDSCFFECICMSSQPRDIVKILIDWYNENIAIQHQKLRGKEKVIKVITNISTDLSDGIAFISVILNYCPFMEEHFRLFCEIDKNYSEGDIINNACLIIEATNLLRLYFPLTSKDFLHPNYLLMLFLSIHLYVTLPMFKPRDIIKFNPPLLRSSSRQVAISPASQETLIFNYIVLNNSKNNFSVEKASSTENDKKLYVSVIYTANFVEQETAILLVHGYNKTRIFDTYMVFLLHGNVGSLNPHRKCKITGPLYRPNKVDILVASPFLVTTVYSLYLTDEEPTIPVCFEGSSGPRFCVKRLCLIDKEMILIGFPKDSGQEIQGHKLHLQIMCLSTEIGNSWIWFRSEVGEFFVRVTTQPRWDLAIDTLQTKVHTWPIEPCSCGDACECYRTTVLMIPHRNELMLKSLRYAILENASELMIQVFDQLIETATGKIILSMLLEEGGTNLSEIQHILRSDTTYRITSRALRPRIERVTLAQHTNAFLTLPVTIPAQDTAEKYSVTFTSECGMDIRTYRVLFIESYSE; translated from the exons ATGTCTGCTTGTGGTTCTTTTAATCCCGATAATGTTTTCAAACAATTCAAAGTTGTGGAATTTCCCATCTCCTTTGTTGGACTTTCTACAACGCTTGAGTTGGATGTGGAAGTCGACCTTAATATTTCGGCATATCTTAAAACAATCTGTGGAGGATGTTTAATG aaattcaacAAGGCTTACGAATTATCTGCATCTCATCGAGCATTTTGTATCACTCCCAAAGATAGTCATACTATAGATATAACATTCACGCCTAGAAATGAATGTATCACCAAAGCAAGGCATTCTAAAAACTTTGATAACAGATTCGTGTTTGACTTGAGAGTAATAAGAGTAGACGGAAGCCGATGTTGTTATGATGAGTTTCATTCAGAAATTGGTAGATACTATATTAGTGGTCAATTTGAAGATTGCAAAGTGTTTCATACACCTGAAACTTTAAACTTTGGAAATGTTATAATTAATACCAAAATAACGAAATTTATAAGAATACGCAATGAGTCTAGTTTAATGAGCGCTAAAATGCAATACGTCAGAGTTGCTGGATTTGAGGTCTCGTCTGAAAATTTTACTATATTACCGAACACATCTAAAAAAATTTATGTAACAATAAAACCTacaagtttaaaattaaaaaatacgatTCAATTCAAAATTATTAACCCGCACGATACTTTTTCTCAAAATATCGGAGATAACTTTATCACCTATGTTGTtcactttaatttaaaagttatttatCAAAAGTCATGTAAACAAATAACTGTGATTGAATCATTGCACATATTAAATGAGCAAAATGCGGCTTACACTTATATTGGTAACGAACTCTCAGTAAAAAGAGACCGAAAGAAGACAGCATTTAAATAccttgaaatatcaaaaaagtcACATGCAATAAAACCTACGTTAGAAAAATACAGCACTGATAATGAAAAATGTCATTTAAGTTCTACGTGTATACTAAATAAtaagctgaaaaaaaatttttgtgtAAGGCTTGAACAAAGTGCCTCTCTATATGACCTTTTCCTTATTAGATTTGTTCCATCTGTTATAGATTTTGGTAGAGTTGGTTTATCTACGTATGGCAAAAAAAGCCTGTTGATACAAAATCTAACAAAACACGATGTCACTATTAGTCTTTTAAAAGatgaatatatattatatacagagAATAAGATGGTAACATACAAAATGCAACTAAAATCATTTACAGaaataaatataacaatatTTTGCCACGGATATATTGAAGGGAACTTTGACGGTACGTTCGAATATGCTATAAATAATAAGTGTCACCGAAAACATCCATATACACTGCAAGTAGGAAATCCAACATTAATGGTGAATGAAAAGAgtttaaaatttggaatggtaACTACTGAAAGTTTTATTACTTCCGTGCctattagaatttataataattttaacttaTCAGTAGACTTTAAGTGGGATGACATACATCAAGACACTCCATTTGAAATAATTCCAAATACAGGAACAGTTCCAGCTCATTCTTGTAAAATATGTGATCTCCTTTATATTTGCAAAGCTACAAAAACGAAAACCCATGAGGTTAATTTATTTTCCTTGAGTACATACACAAAAACTATTCCTCTCGAATTGAGCATAGTGACGCGTAAACtatcaattaaatttttacaacCAGCGGTTGCATTTAAAGACATTGCTTTAAATTTGGAAACTATTGAAAAGGTAAAACTTGAAAATTCATCGAGGGAAATGGCTCTTTTTTACGTTGTAGAGCCTTTAATTCCGGGTTTTACTATAGAACCAATGCTTGGTTCTATTCGACCAAAAATGATAATGAGTTTTGATATCATTGCTAAAATTTCATGCATCTTAGAATTTGCCTTTGACAtatgtgtaaaaataaataataaagaaaatgttatatTAACTGTAAGTGGAAATGTGGTAgaaccaaaaataataattcatccAAGGAATATATATATGCCAAGAGTGCCTTGTTATATGATTACCTTTGTGCCAGTAACATTTCAAAATATTAGCACTTTAAAAACAGTGGTAGATGTATTAGATACAGGAGATGAGAATATATTTAATGTATACGTTGCTCAAGgaaatgaaaagaaaagaatatttagatttacaatTGAAGGAGGCCAATCAAAGAcagttttcataaaaatttacGATATATACCGAAGAGAGTATGAAATGTATattccttttaaaataaatggttTATTAGGACctccaaataataatataaactcgACTGAATTAAAGTACTATATTGAAGGATATGAGAA GTCCTACGAAAATAATgcaaaagttaaaattaaaactttaactAAAGATATAAGTTTTTGTCGAATAACAGGAGTAATCACGGTGCCTTGGATAAATTTTTCAATTGACAAGTTTGTTTTCGATTTTGTGCCAAATGGAAATAATACCATAGATTTTACTATAACTAATGTTTCTAAATATTACTTACATGTGACTATTCTTACATCAAAACTTGCTCCTAATTTTACTTTAGATAAACATACTGACGAACATCAGTCTATTGTAACCGAAAGCCAAATAAAATTTGAACTAGATCGTGGGAACGAAGCAAGTTTTACTGTAAAATTTCATCCGAAAGGTCATGGTAAATTTGTATCTGTTGCCttgttatatttaaataaacataatactACTCCGTATTATAACTTAACCTTTGTTGGCAAAAGGCAGGCTCCAGCTATGATTCCAGATACTTACAGAATTATCTTTGCAccatgttacataggtacaaaaGTCATTCGAATACTCAGGATTAAAATGGAAGGGCAATCTGAAAAAGGATTATTTTCTTGTAATTCCAAAGAAGAACCAAATTTAACGGTGGAAATTTTAAATGCGGATACAGTTCAAGAAGATGAAGATTATTTTACCATAGtgactgtgaaaatttcagtttCTTGTAAAGTATGTTATGCACGTAATATAATGCTGAATTTTCAACATGACAACGGGTCAGGATGCGAAGTGGAAGTATCTTTTTGCTTTACTTATTGTGCACTGACTTTACATACACAGAAGTTTGTAAAACCAGAAAATAATCCTTACCCATATTATCCATTAAAGACACAACCAGATCTGTTTAATTATATGGAAACGTGCACAAAATTTCTTGAAAAATGGATGTTTTTACAAGGATTTCGCAGGGAATTGTATCCAAAAATTCCAGACACATTTCACGCAATATCTTCGGCTATATCATCTCTACAGGGTGCAGCAAAATCAAAAGGAATAAACGTTTCATATCTAAATTTTATGAGGAGAATTGCAGGGCCGCTAATGAAACATGTCCGTAAAATATC tgttATTGGAGTTGACGAATCATTTAAATATGTTAAAGAAATACATGATACATACCGAGAAATTATAAGCTTATTGAGGTCACGGGGGGCTTACTTATGGATCTTACAAGCAAAATTTTTGTTGAGTTATGAGCAATTTATTATATATTCGGAAAACGTTACTCCAAAATATAATGCTGATATTATTTTTACCCAAGAACTCAAAGAAAATGTAACATTATTTAACAGATTAAATAAACAAAGCTGGTTTGATTTCATTTTACAAAGCTACAAAGTTTTCGTGATGGATAGTTGTTTTTTCGAATGTATTTGCATGAGCTCCCAACCACGGGATATTGTCAAGATATTGATTGACTGGTATAATGAAAATATTGCAATACAACATCAAAAACTTCGAGGGAAAGAAAAAGTAATCAAAGTTATTACAAATATAAGTACTGATTTATCAGACGGCATAGCATTTATATCCGTAATATTGAATTATTGTCCGTTTATGGAAGAACACTTTCGATTATTCTGTGAAATAGATAAAAATTACTCTGAAGGTGATATCATCAATAACGCATGTCTTATAATAGAGGCGACAAATTTATTAAGACTGTATTTTCCACTTACTAGTAAAGATTTCTTGCACCCAAATTATCTGCTAATGCTTTTTCTGTCCATACATCTATATGTCACCTTACCGATGTTTAAGCCAAGagatataattaaatttaatccGCCTCTATTAAGGAGTTCATCTAGACAAGTTGCGATCAGCCCTGCGAGTCAAGAAACATTGATATTTAACTATATCGTATTAAacaattcaaaaaataatttctctGTTGAGAAAGCGTCTTCCACCGAAAATgacaaaaaattgtatgtaagcGTTATATATACAGCAAACTTTGTGGAACAAGAGACAGCAATACTTTTAGTTCATGGTTATAACAAGACAAGGATATTTGACACATATATGGTGTTCTTGCTCCATGGAAACGTAGGATCCCTTAATCCACATAGGAAGTGTAAAATAACGGGTCCTTTATACAGACCTAATAAAGTAGATATTTTGGTGGCATCACCGTTTTTAGTTACAACTGTATACAGTCTATATTTAACAGATGAAGAACCTACCATACCAGTTTGTTTTGAAGGTAGTTCTGGACCAAGATTCTGCGTAAAACGACTGTGTTTAATCGACAAGGAAATGATACTTATCGGTTTTCCGAAAGATTCTGGGCAGGAAATACAAGGTCATAAACTACATTTGCAAATTATGTGTCTCAGTACGGAAATAGGCAATTCTTGGATATGGTTCAGAAGTGAGGTCGGAGAATTTTTTGTACGAGTTACAACGCAGCCTCGTTGGGACTTGGCTATAGATACATTGCAAACAAAAGTACATACATGGCCAATAGAGCCCTGCAGTTGCGGTGATGCCTGTGAATGTTACAGAACGACGGTTTTGATGATTCCTCATCGAAACGAACTAATGTTAAAATCGCTGCGGTATGCTATTCTTGAGAATGCTTCAGAACTAATGATTCAAGTTTTTGACCAACTTATTG AAACAGCCACGGGAAAGATTATTTTGAGTATGCTACTTGAAGAAGGTGGGACTAATTTGTCCGAAATTCAGCATATACTACGTAGCGATACGACTTATCGAATCACATCGAGAGCTCTCCGGCCTCGAATTGAAAGAGTAACTTTGGCTCAACACACAAACGCCTTTCTAACTCTACCTGTTACAATACCAGCCCAAGACACAGCCGAAAAATACTCTGTCACCTTTACATCTGAATGTGGAATGGACATACGTACTTACAGAGTATTATTTATCGAGTCCTACAGCGAGTGA
- the LOC138402449 gene encoding uncharacterized protein yields MDFKGICSFFIMAAICLEYTNALPRDGSVVKFETVSKNPDLTKMKVIPTETSSQFGIPGRVTCPYEEATEDSSCQPHCILKGYSYGLCVRGTCSCI; encoded by the exons ATGGATTTCAAAGGAATTTGTTCATTCTTCATTATGGCTGCAATTTGTTTAGAGTATACGAATGCACTTCCACGGGATGGTAGCGTGGTGAAATTCGAAACGGTGTCAAAAAATCCAGACTTGACGAAAATGAAAGTCATTCCAACAGAAACAAGCTCTCAATTTG GAATCCCAGGCCGTGTGACGTGTCCTTACGAAGAGGCAACGGAAGACTCCAGCTGCCAGCCGCATTGTATACTTAAAGGATATTCTTATGGCTTATGCGTTAGGGGTACATGTAGCtgcatttaa